One Vigna unguiculata cultivar IT97K-499-35 chromosome 7, ASM411807v1, whole genome shotgun sequence genomic region harbors:
- the LOC114192288 gene encoding increased DNA methylation 2-like isoform X2 has product MVSEADLKNVTPNDDQCFLVYFIVGTYFGPDVKSEAATKKSILQRVAEGFPPYTLNQLTNSFIKVVELERVYYYILGKSDKSLILKLTFLRRFFQGQSGNTNYPHFLDLFPPHLHPHSRFQNRYKIIHNVLFINNPDSRYIKPGDVERFKRLSGVEELHVDRDAVRLQLGVSSYDNCVLNNSSKPMGKNDNEFSGRFYKFQDNVNGRVRDTTSNRHQGGGDIEDDVSNDPEEVGAAMLVLPTRPSMEELSDMVAATKNGFALTGSVAKAQFGPSIGLLDIGECEDSYLFRVSLPGVKRDEKELLCDVETDGKVLISGVTITGETTVYR; this is encoded by the exons ATGGTTTCCGAGGCTGACCTAAAAAATGTGACACCCAATGATGATCAGTGTTTTTTAGTGTATTTCATTGTGGGAACCTACTTTGGTCCTGACGTCAAATCCGAAGCAGCCACCAAAAAATCAATATTGCAGAGAGTAGCAGAAGGGTTTCCTCCATACACATTGAATCAATTAACCAATTCTTTCATCAAAGTTGTTGAATTGGAGCgtgtttattattatatactcgGGAAGAGTGATAAATCACTGATCCTTAAGTTAACCTTTCTGCGTCGGTTCTTTCAAGGTCAGAGTGGAAATACCAATTACCCCCACTTTCTCGATTTGTTCCCTCCCCACTTACACCCTCACTCCCGCTTCCAAAACCGCTATAAAATCATTCACAACGTTCTGTTTATTAACAATCCTGATAGCAGGTACATAAAGCCAGGGGACGTTGAGAGGTTCAAGAGACTGAGTGGGGTGGAAGAGTTGCATGTGGACAGAGACGCTGTCAGGTTGCAACTGGGTGTTTCTTCTTACGACAATTGTGTTCTAAACAACTCTAGCAAGCCCATGGGGAAGAATGACAATGAGTTCTCTGGTAGGTTTTATAAATTTCAGGATAATGTTAATGGTCGTGTGAGGGATACTACAAGTAATCGACATCAGGGTGGTGGTGATATTGAAGATGATGTGAGTAATGATCCTGAAGAAGTTGGGGCAGCTATGTTGGTCCTTCCTACACGTCCTTCTATGGAGGAATTGTCTGACATGGTGGCTGCTACAAAGAATGGATTTGCCTTAACTGGAAGTGTGGCTAAGGCACAATTTGGTCCCAGCATAGGACTTCTGGACATTGGAGAGTGTGAAGACTCCTACCTGTTTCGCGTGTCTCTTCCAGGAGTCAAAAGGGATGAAA AGGAACTTCTATGTGATGTTGAGACTGATGGAAAGGTATTGATATCTGGAGTAACTATAACAGGAGAGACTACAGTATACAG GTAA
- the LOC114192288 gene encoding increased DNA methylation 2-like isoform X1, with product MVSEADLKNVTPNDDQCFLVYFIVGTYFGPDVKSEAATKKSILQRVAEGFPPYTLNQLTNSFIKVVELERVYYYILGKSDKSLILKLTFLRRFFQGQSGNTNYPHFLDLFPPHLHPHSRFQNRYKIIHNVLFINNPDSRYIKPGDVERFKRLSGVEELHVDRDAVRLQLGVSSYDNCVLNNSSKPMGKNDNEFSGRFYKFQDNVNGRVRDTTSNRHQGGGDIEDDVSNDPEEVGAAMLVLPTRPSMEELSDMVAATKNGFALTGSVAKAQFGPSIGLLDIGECEDSYLFRVSLPGVKRDEKELLCDVETDGKVLISGVTITGETTVYRYSHVFEMQTQNLCPPGQFTLSFRLPGPVDPHHFSGNFGTDGILEGIVMKAKSG from the exons ATGGTTTCCGAGGCTGACCTAAAAAATGTGACACCCAATGATGATCAGTGTTTTTTAGTGTATTTCATTGTGGGAACCTACTTTGGTCCTGACGTCAAATCCGAAGCAGCCACCAAAAAATCAATATTGCAGAGAGTAGCAGAAGGGTTTCCTCCATACACATTGAATCAATTAACCAATTCTTTCATCAAAGTTGTTGAATTGGAGCgtgtttattattatatactcgGGAAGAGTGATAAATCACTGATCCTTAAGTTAACCTTTCTGCGTCGGTTCTTTCAAGGTCAGAGTGGAAATACCAATTACCCCCACTTTCTCGATTTGTTCCCTCCCCACTTACACCCTCACTCCCGCTTCCAAAACCGCTATAAAATCATTCACAACGTTCTGTTTATTAACAATCCTGATAGCAGGTACATAAAGCCAGGGGACGTTGAGAGGTTCAAGAGACTGAGTGGGGTGGAAGAGTTGCATGTGGACAGAGACGCTGTCAGGTTGCAACTGGGTGTTTCTTCTTACGACAATTGTGTTCTAAACAACTCTAGCAAGCCCATGGGGAAGAATGACAATGAGTTCTCTGGTAGGTTTTATAAATTTCAGGATAATGTTAATGGTCGTGTGAGGGATACTACAAGTAATCGACATCAGGGTGGTGGTGATATTGAAGATGATGTGAGTAATGATCCTGAAGAAGTTGGGGCAGCTATGTTGGTCCTTCCTACACGTCCTTCTATGGAGGAATTGTCTGACATGGTGGCTGCTACAAAGAATGGATTTGCCTTAACTGGAAGTGTGGCTAAGGCACAATTTGGTCCCAGCATAGGACTTCTGGACATTGGAGAGTGTGAAGACTCCTACCTGTTTCGCGTGTCTCTTCCAGGAGTCAAAAGGGATGAAA AGGAACTTCTATGTGATGTTGAGACTGATGGAAAGGTATTGATATCTGGAGTAACTATAACAGGAGAGACTACAGTATACAGGTACTCTCATGTTTTTGAAATGCAAACTCAAAACCTTTGTCCACCAGGTCAATTCACCTTGTCCTTCCGGCTGCCTGGTCCTGTTGATCCACATCACTTTTCAGGTAATTTTGGCACTGATGGAATTCTTGAAGGAATTGTTATGAAAGCGAAATCAGGATGA
- the LOC114192288 gene encoding alpha-crystallin domain-containing protein 22.3-like isoform X3, with the protein MGKNDNEFSGRFYKFQDNVNGRVRDTTSNRHQGGGDIEDDVSNDPEEVGAAMLVLPTRPSMEELSDMVAATKNGFALTGSVAKAQFGPSIGLLDIGECEDSYLFRVSLPGVKRDEKELLCDVETDGKVLISGVTITGETTVYRYSHVFEMQTQNLCPPGQFTLSFRLPGPVDPHHFSGNFGTDGILEGIVMKAKSG; encoded by the exons ATGGGGAAGAATGACAATGAGTTCTCTGGTAGGTTTTATAAATTTCAGGATAATGTTAATGGTCGTGTGAGGGATACTACAAGTAATCGACATCAGGGTGGTGGTGATATTGAAGATGATGTGAGTAATGATCCTGAAGAAGTTGGGGCAGCTATGTTGGTCCTTCCTACACGTCCTTCTATGGAGGAATTGTCTGACATGGTGGCTGCTACAAAGAATGGATTTGCCTTAACTGGAAGTGTGGCTAAGGCACAATTTGGTCCCAGCATAGGACTTCTGGACATTGGAGAGTGTGAAGACTCCTACCTGTTTCGCGTGTCTCTTCCAGGAGTCAAAAGGGATGAAA AGGAACTTCTATGTGATGTTGAGACTGATGGAAAGGTATTGATATCTGGAGTAACTATAACAGGAGAGACTACAGTATACAGGTACTCTCATGTTTTTGAAATGCAAACTCAAAACCTTTGTCCACCAGGTCAATTCACCTTGTCCTTCCGGCTGCCTGGTCCTGTTGATCCACATCACTTTTCAGGTAATTTTGGCACTGATGGAATTCTTGAAGGAATTGTTATGAAAGCGAAATCAGGATGA